A genomic region of Novipirellula aureliae contains the following coding sequences:
- a CDS encoding MBL fold metallo-hydrolase, with the protein MVENVPLLSHHHDGLTVEGYSRAAVQTCWRVNELKVLFDCGIQPWDFMGTSTMFISHTHLDHIAALPAYVSRRRMMKMDPPVIYLPDSAVDTAWDMLQMFKRLDRGAMPCELIGLLPGDETPISREYVVTALPTRHTIDSLGFVIHQKRHKLKPEFQGFDGNQIRELKLSGTAITDETRVPMFAYTGDTSPPGLDNNPVFFDAKILVSEMTFVAPEHRKEKIHKHGHMHIDDYRKRADLFKNELIIASHLSTRYSDVQVKRLVHKVMPEMLGGRMKLWI; encoded by the coding sequence ATGGTTGAAAACGTTCCCCTCCTGTCTCATCATCACGATGGCTTGACCGTCGAAGGGTACTCGCGTGCCGCGGTGCAAACCTGTTGGCGAGTCAATGAATTAAAGGTCTTGTTCGATTGTGGCATCCAACCTTGGGATTTCATGGGCACTTCCACCATGTTTATCTCGCACACCCATCTCGATCACATCGCAGCCCTGCCTGCCTACGTATCGCGGCGGCGGATGATGAAAATGGATCCACCAGTGATCTATTTGCCTGATTCTGCTGTCGATACGGCTTGGGATATGCTGCAAATGTTCAAACGACTCGACCGTGGCGCAATGCCATGCGAACTGATCGGGCTATTGCCTGGCGATGAGACGCCGATCAGCCGCGAGTATGTCGTCACCGCTTTGCCGACTCGTCACACCATCGATTCGCTCGGTTTTGTCATTCACCAAAAACGTCATAAGCTGAAACCTGAATTTCAGGGGTTTGATGGCAATCAAATCCGTGAATTGAAGCTGTCTGGGACTGCGATCACCGATGAAACGCGAGTCCCGATGTTCGCTTATACGGGCGATACCTCCCCCCCCGGTCTGGACAACAATCCCGTTTTTTTCGATGCAAAAATTCTGGTCAGTGAAATGACATTTGTTGCACCGGAGCACCGCAAAGAGAAAATTCATAAGCACGGGCACATGCACATTGACGATTATAGGAAGCGTGCCGATTTGTTCAAAAACGAGTTAATCATTGCCTCGCATCTAAGCACTCGGTACAGCGACGTGCAAGTCAAGCGACTCGTCCATAAAGTGATGCCAGAAATGTTGGGTGGACGAATGAAACTTTGGATATGA
- a CDS encoding segregation and condensation protein A, translating to MSFRIELPAYRGPLDLLLYLVRRQEVSLSEMSLAKIIEQYLEYLEILQQLDLSEILGDVSDFIDLASTLVEMKSLAVLPKIVEENEEEEILDEQSEIIERLLQYKEIRDAAAILDEMGQRWQQRFERMSDDLPTRRIDPGDQPIVDLEIWDLVSAFGRIMRESAGPPVTQVIYDDTPIHVYMQEIHSRLRESPQITLMDLVKGGIHKSSLIGWFLATLELTRHHGAAVEQDEFGDIVVVRTADYRDKLDVNEVDNYGAEKIESSNMPIRMR from the coding sequence ATGAGCTTTCGAATCGAATTGCCCGCATACCGTGGGCCGTTGGACTTGCTTCTGTATTTGGTAAGGCGGCAAGAAGTCTCTTTGTCAGAAATGTCGTTGGCGAAGATTATCGAGCAATACCTGGAATATCTCGAAATTCTTCAACAACTCGATCTGAGTGAAATACTCGGTGACGTCAGCGATTTCATTGACTTGGCCAGCACCTTGGTGGAGATGAAAAGTTTGGCGGTCTTGCCAAAGATTGTTGAAGAAAACGAAGAAGAGGAGATTCTAGACGAACAATCGGAAATCATCGAACGATTGCTTCAGTACAAAGAAATCCGAGACGCTGCAGCCATTTTGGATGAAATGGGCCAGCGTTGGCAACAACGCTTCGAGCGGATGAGCGACGATTTGCCAACCCGGCGAATCGATCCAGGCGACCAACCGATTGTGGATTTGGAAATCTGGGATCTGGTCAGTGCGTTTGGCCGAATTATGAGAGAATCCGCTGGACCGCCTGTCACGCAAGTCATCTATGACGATACGCCGATTCATGTTTATATGCAAGAAATCCACAGCCGACTGCGTGAAAGTCCTCAGATCACACTCATGGATTTGGTCAAGGGGGGCATCCACAAATCTTCACTGATTGGATGGTTCTTGGCCACTCTTGAACTGACGCGGCACCACGGTGCAGCGGTCGAGCAGGACGAGTTTGGCGATATCGTTGTCGTTCGCACCGCAGACTACCGCGACAAGCTCGATGTCAACGAAGTCGATAATTACGGAGCCGAAAAGATCGAATCAAGCAACATGCCGATCCGGATGCGATAA
- the eboE gene encoding metabolite traffic protein EboE: MSFTIGYCTNIHAGVDRAAIRENLQKYSTAVYQNLTGDQPLPIGLWLPAKAAGELAGNGPETSNPETTELKQFMASRHLEAYTINGFPYDNFHQPVVKHGVYEPAWWDDRRLTYTKQLACILIDLLPDSQTTGTQRLGTISTLPIGWRSSAVTAKQLEDAGKNLRSLADFLQSLESRTGSRIVVALEPEPGCLLETTKDVKDWFETQLPDAVHRRHLSVCHDICHSAVMMESQTSVLNGYGEAGIEIGKVQVSNAVVADWDSMAMGRRREAIEQLAEFAEDRYLHQTGCEKADGSFELVEDLPALLRRVRSKGDPVDGDLRWVVHFHVPIFLERFGHLSTSQADVYECIELLQKNESASSKTFHFSGHIEIETYAWSVLPPAMRKRELAQDIAAEIGWLRKEMAAQL; encoded by the coding sequence ATGTCTTTTACGATCGGATATTGCACGAACATTCACGCCGGTGTTGATCGGGCGGCGATTCGTGAAAATCTTCAGAAATACTCGACGGCGGTTTATCAAAATTTGACAGGCGATCAACCGCTTCCGATCGGGTTGTGGTTGCCCGCCAAAGCTGCTGGCGAATTAGCCGGAAACGGGCCCGAGACAAGCAATCCCGAAACGACAGAACTGAAACAGTTCATGGCATCTCGGCATCTCGAAGCATACACGATCAACGGATTCCCTTACGACAACTTCCATCAGCCGGTGGTCAAGCACGGCGTTTACGAGCCCGCGTGGTGGGACGATCGCCGGTTGACCTACACGAAACAACTCGCCTGCATATTGATCGATCTACTTCCCGATTCACAGACGACCGGGACACAACGGCTTGGGACGATTAGCACGCTGCCCATTGGATGGCGATCATCGGCGGTGACCGCAAAACAACTTGAAGACGCTGGCAAGAACCTTCGCTCGCTTGCCGATTTCCTGCAGTCACTCGAATCTCGCACTGGATCTCGGATCGTCGTGGCGCTGGAACCGGAACCGGGTTGCCTGCTCGAAACAACAAAAGATGTAAAGGACTGGTTTGAGACGCAATTGCCCGACGCTGTTCATCGTCGACACTTATCCGTTTGTCACGACATTTGTCACTCCGCGGTGATGATGGAATCGCAAACAAGTGTGCTCAACGGGTATGGTGAGGCAGGCATCGAGATTGGAAAAGTACAGGTCAGCAACGCGGTGGTTGCCGATTGGGATTCGATGGCGATGGGTCGACGGCGTGAAGCGATCGAGCAATTAGCGGAATTCGCCGAAGACCGTTACTTGCATCAAACCGGATGCGAAAAGGCGGACGGATCGTTCGAGCTAGTCGAGGATCTGCCGGCGCTGCTTCGCCGCGTTCGATCGAAGGGCGATCCGGTCGATGGCGATTTGCGTTGGGTCGTGCATTTCCACGTACCGATTTTCCTAGAACGCTTTGGACACCTGTCGACCAGCCAAGCGGATGTTTACGAATGCATCGAGTTGTTACAGAAAAACGAATCCGCAAGTTCGAAAACGTTTCATTTTTCGGGGCATATCGAAATCGAGACTTATGCGTGGTCGGTCCTGCCGCCTGCGATGCGGAAACGCGAACTGGCCCAAGACATCGCTGCGGAAATCGGTTGGCTCCGCAAAGAGATGGCGGCCCAGTTGTGA
- a CDS encoding TerB family tellurite resistance protein — protein sequence MTEEILNKRRRLLRNLVVMAVADGSLGEREVNLVADRCLALGLNEDDLRQAIEFGLGDDAALELPAEQTEREALLEELVRVMAADAQMEESEKRLFALAAVMMDLTREDVDRIIDKTINTP from the coding sequence ATGACTGAAGAAATACTAAACAAACGACGTCGATTACTCCGTAATTTGGTCGTCATGGCCGTTGCCGATGGGTCACTTGGGGAACGGGAAGTCAATTTGGTCGCCGATCGCTGTTTAGCGCTTGGTTTGAACGAGGACGATTTGCGGCAAGCGATCGAATTCGGACTCGGTGATGACGCTGCTTTGGAGTTGCCCGCTGAGCAAACCGAGCGAGAAGCCCTCCTCGAGGAGTTGGTCCGCGTGATGGCTGCCGACGCTCAAATGGAAGAATCGGAAAAACGACTCTTCGCTCTTGCCGCAGTGATGATGGATTTGACTCGAGAAGACGTCGACCGAATCATCGACAAAACAATCAATACTCCATAG
- a CDS encoding phosphopantothenoylcysteine decarboxylase domain-containing protein — MSRILITSGPTRQYLDPVRYLTNASSGRMGSALAAAAIAEGHQVVIVSGPVSVAYPAAAEIINVETTDEMLTASMSAFESCDGAIGAAAPCDYMPRFIQTQKIAKTGDALQLELIETADVVAMLGQRKKQGQWVVGFALETEDRRFRATVKLQKKCCDWIVSNGPQAIDSDQNDIELLNRHGDVILTVQGTKEQVATELMKKISEQLPDEKLDVKR; from the coding sequence GTGTCCCGCATCTTGATCACTTCCGGTCCGACCCGCCAATACCTCGACCCGGTTCGCTACCTCACGAACGCATCGAGTGGAAGAATGGGCTCTGCCTTGGCGGCCGCCGCCATCGCCGAAGGGCACCAAGTCGTCATCGTTTCGGGCCCCGTCAGTGTCGCGTATCCAGCCGCGGCCGAGATCATCAACGTCGAAACGACCGATGAAATGTTGACAGCCTCCATGTCTGCATTTGAGTCGTGCGACGGAGCGATCGGTGCCGCTGCCCCGTGCGATTACATGCCGCGCTTCATCCAAACGCAAAAGATTGCCAAAACAGGCGATGCATTGCAACTTGAGTTGATTGAAACGGCCGACGTCGTTGCCATGCTTGGCCAACGAAAAAAACAAGGCCAATGGGTCGTCGGCTTTGCCCTGGAAACCGAAGACCGTCGATTTCGAGCCACCGTGAAACTACAAAAAAAATGCTGCGATTGGATCGTCAGCAATGGTCCTCAAGCGATCGATTCGGATCAAAACGACATTGAACTTCTAAATCGTCACGGCGACGTCATTTTAACCGTGCAAGGAACGAAGGAGCAGGTCGCCACCGAGTTGATGAAGAAAATTAGCGAGCAATTACCGGATGAGAAATTAGATGTCAAGCGATGA
- a CDS encoding dihydroorotate dehydrogenase: protein MSSDEMLSTKLGRLTLKNPIMVASGTFGYAREMEKVVDVPRLGAVLPKTITAEPRIGNAPWRTVETTAGLLNAIGLDNDGVDAFLKHHLPYLRSLQTAVVVSVAGRTKDEFVALAERVGNEPGVSAIELNLSCPNVSGGVDFGTNAVSCRDVVQSTREACKVPILAKLTPNVTRIADVAKAAADGGADAVCLINTVLGMAVDWRNKKPMLGNGMGGLSGPAIKPIAIRCVYQVASSVDIAIVGIGGIATIDDVMEFLVAGASAIQIGTANYYDPTVSTRMIDALPAALRECHADRVSDVIGSLRV from the coding sequence ATGTCAAGCGATGAAATGCTGTCAACCAAGCTGGGCCGGCTGACCTTAAAAAACCCGATCATGGTCGCATCCGGTACGTTTGGGTACGCCCGCGAAATGGAAAAAGTCGTCGACGTGCCACGACTTGGGGCAGTGTTGCCAAAAACGATCACAGCAGAACCGCGTATCGGAAATGCTCCATGGCGAACGGTTGAAACCACCGCAGGACTGCTCAACGCGATCGGCTTAGACAATGACGGCGTCGATGCGTTTTTGAAGCACCACTTGCCCTATTTACGGTCGCTGCAGACAGCGGTCGTGGTTAGCGTGGCGGGACGAACCAAAGATGAATTTGTTGCATTGGCCGAGCGTGTCGGAAATGAACCAGGCGTTTCGGCGATTGAGCTGAACCTGTCCTGTCCCAACGTTAGCGGTGGTGTGGACTTTGGCACCAATGCGGTTTCATGCCGCGACGTTGTTCAATCGACTCGCGAAGCTTGCAAAGTACCAATCCTTGCCAAACTAACCCCCAATGTCACCCGCATCGCTGATGTCGCAAAGGCTGCTGCCGATGGTGGGGCCGATGCGGTTTGTTTGATCAATACCGTGTTAGGAATGGCGGTCGATTGGCGAAACAAGAAACCCATGCTGGGCAATGGGATGGGAGGTTTGAGTGGGCCTGCGATAAAGCCCATCGCAATTCGCTGTGTTTATCAGGTCGCTTCGTCGGTCGACATCGCAATCGTAGGGATCGGAGGCATTGCGACGATCGATGACGTCATGGAATTCTTGGTAGCTGGAGCAAGCGCGATTCAAATAGGGACTGCGAACTATTACGACCCCACGGTATCGACCCGAATGATTGACGCCTTGCCAGCGGCGCTTCGCGAGTGCCATGCCGATCGTGTTTCTGACGTTATCGGTTCGCTTAGGGTGTAG
- a CDS encoding flagellar biosynthesis anti-sigma factor FlgM encodes MQIYGPFRLSASQNAGGAQRSSAQAPQQLTAQKASAPVDQLDLSSAASGVNRLEGTSPGSGEIRIDKVADLRRQIASGSYDTPEKMEAAFDRMLDQFA; translated from the coding sequence ATGCAAATTTATGGCCCTTTTCGTCTTTCTGCTTCTCAAAACGCTGGCGGAGCTCAACGATCATCGGCTCAAGCCCCACAGCAACTAACGGCGCAAAAAGCTTCCGCACCAGTCGATCAGCTTGATCTCAGCAGCGCGGCTTCGGGCGTCAATCGTCTCGAAGGCACGTCCCCCGGTAGTGGTGAGATTCGAATCGACAAGGTTGCCGATTTGAGAAGGCAAATTGCCAGTGGCAGCTATGACACACCTGAGAAAATGGAAGCTGCCTTTGATCGCATGTTGGACCAATTCGCTTAA
- a CDS encoding Fur family transcriptional regulator, with amino-acid sequence MSGSSSTPLPPTNVSLSPRERFEEYLQTRGLRQTNQRKFLLDKIFSEHEHFDADELIDRLPSKGSKNYVSNATVYRTLREFVDAGLLKSFQLEGRMVYEHDYGYPQHDHLYCTVCRELFEFQSEALTAIRDQVASEQGFRISGHRMIIHGVCRECSKNRRKKRRQDLV; translated from the coding sequence GTGTCTGGTTCATCTTCAACGCCCTTACCACCCACCAATGTTTCGTTATCGCCGCGTGAACGCTTCGAAGAGTACTTGCAAACCCGTGGCCTTCGGCAGACAAACCAGAGGAAGTTTCTGCTTGATAAAATTTTTAGCGAGCACGAGCACTTTGATGCCGACGAACTGATCGACAGACTTCCGAGCAAGGGCTCGAAGAACTACGTCAGCAATGCAACGGTTTATCGGACGCTGCGAGAATTTGTCGACGCAGGATTGTTAAAGAGTTTTCAGCTCGAAGGACGAATGGTCTACGAGCATGATTACGGGTATCCCCAACACGACCATCTATACTGTACCGTTTGCCGCGAATTGTTTGAGTTTCAAAGCGAAGCTTTGACGGCGATCCGCGACCAAGTGGCATCCGAACAGGGTTTTCGGATATCGGGACACCGCATGATTATTCACGGGGTTTGTCGAGAGTGCAGCAAGAATCGCCGCAAGAAGCGTCGTCAAGATCTCGTTTGA
- a CDS encoding tetratricopeptide repeat protein gives MRSTFLPIVMCAVLLVPAGCRSIRRIGESRQSIAARRLSGQGFNAMHSDRWDVAETLFADALEVSATDDRAHWGLSESLWQRGEYDLAIEHMEQAVRLSASDPKRVQRLGRMYLNVGRLEEAQKQSQIALATSRSSADVWALRGDCLLAAGQLTDALAAYHRALAIQPDYPEVQLQTAEIYHRENRYGRLLATLDRLQDSVGAEATPVRADVLQGIAMRHAGRFAEAQKSFARAIGKDPTDASLHLEVASLMLESGHLEEAKLALTTALSIDPNSLQQDNWVERFKEQQERLALQQQVAENQTNLR, from the coding sequence ATGAGATCTACTTTTCTACCGATTGTAATGTGCGCAGTGCTGCTGGTTCCAGCCGGTTGCCGCTCAATTCGTCGAATCGGGGAAAGTAGGCAATCGATCGCGGCGCGCCGATTGTCAGGGCAAGGCTTCAACGCAATGCACAGCGACCGTTGGGATGTTGCCGAAACGTTGTTTGCCGACGCGCTTGAGGTATCTGCCACGGACGACCGAGCTCATTGGGGGTTATCGGAATCGCTTTGGCAGCGGGGCGAATACGATTTAGCGATCGAGCACATGGAACAGGCGGTGCGTCTGAGCGCAAGTGATCCCAAGCGAGTCCAGCGACTGGGGCGAATGTACTTGAACGTGGGGCGGCTCGAAGAGGCTCAAAAACAAAGCCAAATTGCCTTGGCGACCTCACGCTCGTCGGCGGACGTGTGGGCACTTCGCGGCGATTGCCTGCTCGCAGCTGGCCAGCTTACCGATGCTCTCGCCGCCTACCACCGGGCCTTGGCCATTCAACCCGATTATCCGGAAGTTCAATTACAAACCGCCGAGATCTATCATCGCGAAAATCGTTACGGTCGGCTGCTGGCGACGCTCGACCGATTGCAAGACAGCGTCGGTGCCGAGGCCACTCCAGTGCGAGCGGATGTTTTGCAAGGTATTGCCATGCGGCATGCTGGACGTTTCGCCGAAGCCCAAAAAAGCTTTGCTCGGGCAATCGGGAAAGATCCTACGGATGCATCCCTGCATCTCGAGGTCGCATCGCTGATGCTTGAGAGCGGTCATCTCGAGGAAGCAAAACTCGCGTTGACGACCGCATTATCGATCGATCCTAACTCGCTCCAGCAGGACAATTGGGTGGAACGGTTCAAAGAGCAGCAAGAGCGTTTGGCGCTGCAACAACAAGTCGCCGAAAACCAAACGAATTTGCGATAA
- a CDS encoding HEAT repeat domain-containing protein — protein MTTPLVRTTRLTIAYRRYLTSANSPEFAAEVDQYYSPATLASLLHRGDVEMRRAAALSLGMLGDRFSIDALGHALSDPDRGVRLASDDSFRALLVRDAAPRHHQQLLQVMHLNDGGECAAALAPAMILVDHARRYSEAHHQLAICWQGLENYRQAEVSYRACLWHCRYHYLAWQGFARCRMMDRDYGGAIAALRRCLDICPDVENARVQIRVLQRRLRQSDV, from the coding sequence GTGACCACTCCCCTCGTACGGACAACTCGTTTGACGATCGCCTACCGGCGTTACCTGACGAGCGCCAATTCGCCTGAGTTTGCAGCCGAAGTGGACCAATACTACTCACCGGCGACGTTGGCAAGTTTGCTGCATCGAGGTGATGTTGAAATGCGGCGAGCGGCTGCATTATCGCTGGGAATGCTTGGCGATCGATTTTCGATTGATGCTCTTGGACACGCTCTTTCTGACCCCGACCGTGGTGTACGGCTCGCCAGTGACGATTCGTTCCGTGCCCTGCTTGTTCGCGACGCAGCCCCCCGTCACCATCAACAACTCTTGCAAGTGATGCACTTGAACGACGGAGGTGAATGCGCGGCAGCTTTAGCACCGGCGATGATCCTGGTCGATCATGCTCGACGATACAGTGAAGCCCATCATCAATTAGCGATTTGTTGGCAAGGTTTAGAGAACTATCGCCAAGCCGAGGTTTCCTACCGAGCTTGTTTGTGGCATTGCCGCTATCATTATTTGGCATGGCAGGGATTTGCTCGCTGTCGGATGATGGATCGAGACTATGGCGGTGCGATTGCCGCGCTTCGCCGCTGCTTAGACATCTGCCCCGACGTCGAAAATGCTCGGGTTCAAATTCGTGTTCTTCAGCGCCGCTTACGACAATCGGATGTATGA
- a CDS encoding adenine phosphoribosyltransferase: MDLRQFVRDIPDYPKPGILFRDITPLLADPAALSAAVEAMAEPFLDSGIELIASAEARGFIFAAPLAVRLGAGFVPIRKPGKLPFDLHSFAYELEYGTDELQIHVDGIKPGQKVLIVDDLLATGGTMEACCRLLERCEAEIVGCSFLIHLVKLGGESRLSPYKVHSVLRYDQDDEEVELSAQNEFPGPSV; the protein is encoded by the coding sequence ATGGACCTACGACAATTCGTTCGCGACATTCCCGATTATCCGAAGCCAGGCATTCTGTTTCGTGACATCACACCGCTGCTAGCCGATCCCGCTGCTCTTTCGGCAGCTGTCGAAGCGATGGCCGAGCCCTTTTTGGATTCAGGTATCGAACTCATTGCTTCTGCTGAAGCACGTGGGTTTATCTTTGCCGCTCCTTTAGCCGTGCGTCTTGGCGCAGGTTTTGTCCCCATTCGCAAACCGGGAAAACTGCCCTTTGATTTGCATTCGTTTGCTTACGAATTGGAGTATGGCACCGACGAGTTGCAAATTCATGTTGACGGTATCAAGCCCGGTCAAAAGGTACTGATCGTCGACGATTTATTGGCAACAGGCGGAACCATGGAAGCATGTTGTCGGTTGCTCGAACGCTGTGAAGCGGAAATCGTCGGTTGCTCATTCTTGATCCATCTGGTCAAACTTGGTGGCGAATCTCGATTAAGCCCATACAAAGTCCATTCGGTACTACGCTATGACCAAGACGATGAAGAGGTTGAGCTGAGTGCACAAAATGAATTTCCGGGCCCATCGGTATAG
- a CDS encoding sulfatase-like hydrolase/transferase codes for MVLTDCGNQKEEMRIIKTNSIYLVLTLSLVVITGHASNASESNDPTPEKQTKPSSASDSPPNIVVILADDLGCSDMSLYNGWIETPRIDQLASEGVTFTDFHSNSSVCSPTRAALLTGRYQQRVGIIDVIAGHLDTPGLDPTELTMSRLMQQNGYRTALFGKWHLGTKPEQNPIHHGFDEFIGFLPGGCHYLQHKDWLDGTEYKEQEGYSTHIITDKSIDFLRRHKDKPFFMYVAHQAVHNYYLIPSDPPETKSKDIPLSGDIARARYKIMLEDLDVQVGRILDALKELELEENTIVIFFSDNGDVWLGTNERPYRGHKFSNYEGGHRVPAAIRWPGHIQAGWKSDELIVGMDILPTVMDIVGIDVPKERHLDGISVKEHLLNQVDLPDRPVFFGYEPKLGTAMRYGHWKMQTKGNTTELYDLSKDIKETRNVADKYPERTERMKNAIEKWKLDVKASVSQANE; via the coding sequence ATGGTCTTGACCGATTGCGGAAATCAAAAAGAAGAAATGAGAATCATTAAAACTAACAGCATCTACCTCGTATTGACTCTAAGTTTGGTGGTTATCACTGGACACGCTTCGAATGCCTCCGAGAGCAACGACCCAACTCCAGAAAAGCAAACCAAGCCATCTTCTGCATCGGATAGCCCACCCAATATCGTAGTGATTCTTGCTGACGATCTGGGGTGTAGCGACATGAGTCTTTACAATGGCTGGATTGAGACCCCCAGGATCGACCAGCTGGCCAGCGAAGGTGTCACGTTCACCGATTTCCACTCCAATAGTTCCGTGTGCAGCCCAACACGTGCTGCATTGCTTACCGGCCGTTACCAACAGCGGGTAGGGATTATCGATGTGATAGCGGGTCATCTCGATACACCTGGACTTGATCCGACCGAATTGACGATGTCCCGTCTGATGCAACAGAATGGATACAGGACCGCGTTGTTCGGAAAGTGGCACCTTGGAACGAAGCCCGAGCAGAATCCGATACACCATGGCTTTGATGAGTTTATCGGTTTCTTACCGGGTGGCTGTCACTATCTTCAGCATAAGGACTGGCTGGACGGTACAGAATACAAAGAACAAGAGGGATACTCGACTCACATCATTACCGACAAGTCGATTGATTTCCTTCGACGCCACAAGGACAAGCCGTTCTTTATGTACGTCGCGCATCAGGCCGTGCATAATTACTACCTGATCCCTTCGGATCCTCCCGAGACCAAAAGCAAGGACATCCCTTTAAGTGGTGACATTGCGCGGGCACGATACAAGATTATGCTCGAAGACTTGGACGTGCAGGTGGGTAGAATTCTGGATGCGCTCAAGGAGCTTGAGCTGGAAGAAAATACCATCGTTATCTTCTTTTCGGACAACGGCGATGTCTGGTTGGGTACGAATGAAAGACCATACCGGGGGCACAAATTCAGCAATTACGAGGGCGGACACCGTGTTCCGGCGGCAATCCGATGGCCTGGTCACATTCAGGCTGGCTGGAAAAGTGATGAATTGATCGTAGGCATGGATATCCTTCCCACGGTCATGGATATTGTTGGAATCGATGTTCCAAAGGAGAGACACTTGGATGGAATTAGCGTCAAGGAACATCTGCTGAATCAGGTCGACCTACCTGATCGGCCAGTGTTTTTCGGATATGAACCCAAGTTGGGGACTGCGATGCGGTATGGACACTGGAAGATGCAGACCAAAGGAAATACCACGGAGTTGTATGATTTGAGCAAGGATATCAAGGAAACCCGCAATGTCGCTGACAAGTATCCCGAAAGAACCGAAAGAATGAAGAACGCCATCGAAAAATGGAAGTTAGATGTAAAAGCGTCCGTGTCACAGGCAAACGAATAA
- a CDS encoding MotA/TolQ/ExbB proton channel family protein, which yields MIDNMLTGRFWIIIQSVFAQGEVAQTADAVDVVEQAGLLDIVLSGGIVGLLILLTLAALSVAATYLVFDQVMTLRRSEVLPEGVSDIVRQALLTGRVAEADAACRREPSVLSVVMLSGLSELEFGWREVEKAVEDSLADQSARLMRRIEYLSMIGNIAPMVGLLGTVTGMIFAFQQVATTRGAAGAGDLAEGIYQALVTTVGGLVVAIPSLAAYAICRNRVDTLIAQVAYQAQHALMPIKRRPTARSRPPASSQPAQPPQTVPKKPSPPKDATGDR from the coding sequence ATGATTGACAATATGTTGACAGGACGTTTCTGGATAATCATCCAATCGGTTTTCGCGCAGGGTGAAGTAGCCCAGACAGCTGATGCAGTTGACGTGGTTGAACAAGCCGGGCTGCTCGATATCGTGCTCAGCGGCGGTATCGTTGGGTTGCTCATTCTGTTGACGTTGGCAGCTCTCAGTGTCGCGGCAACCTATTTGGTTTTCGATCAGGTTATGACGCTGCGCAGATCCGAAGTGTTACCCGAAGGCGTCAGCGATATCGTTCGGCAAGCTTTGTTGACCGGGCGAGTTGCCGAAGCCGATGCCGCCTGTCGACGTGAACCAAGCGTTCTCAGTGTGGTCATGTTGTCGGGATTATCAGAGCTAGAGTTTGGTTGGCGAGAAGTGGAAAAAGCGGTCGAAGATTCATTGGCTGACCAATCGGCTCGCCTGATGCGGCGAATCGAATACTTGTCGATGATTGGCAACATCGCACCAATGGTGGGACTACTTGGAACGGTCACCGGAATGATCTTTGCGTTCCAGCAAGTGGCGACCACGCGAGGAGCAGCGGGCGCGGGTGATTTGGCTGAGGGGATTTACCAGGCACTCGTGACCACGGTTGGTGGCTTGGTCGTTGCCATCCCGTCTTTGGCAGCCTACGCGATCTGTCGCAACCGCGTCGACACCTTGATCGCTCAAGTTGCCTATCAAGCCCAGCATGCACTGATGCCGATCAAACGCCGCCCAACCGCCCGCAGTCGGCCCCCAGCGAGCAGTCAACCAGCTCAGCCGCCGCAGACCGTGCCGAAAAAGCCATCGCCCCCAAAAGACGCGACTGGTGATCGATAG